The following coding sequences are from one Streptomyces sp. TLI_235 window:
- a CDS encoding group II intron reverse transcriptase/maturase: MHTVATSAGRSDLAAHHPTDNHCEPDLWGAIFAKENLLAALRRVEGNRGAPGVDGLSTEELRPWIAQNWPRVWAALDAENYRPAPARRVTIPKPNGGERMLGIPTVLDRLIQQAIAQVLTTVFDPHFSGASFGFRPGRSAHQAVRVGRRAVQDGNRWVVDLDLDRFFDRVNHDALMARVAREVRDKKVLKLIRRYLEAGVMDDGVTVVTEEGTPQGSPLSPLLSNIMLDDLDRELFKRGHRFVRYADDVMIFVGSERAATRLMASITAFIEKRLKLKVNREKTRVSPAFKATLLGFGYYLSRGEVKIRVDRKAVKRLKDTVRKITSRTWGVAMDHRMEKLNRFSAGWVAYFALSDSPRVFGEIDMWVRRRLRQAQWRQWKTAANRERNLRRAGTDEKLIRSHDLGGTRHWRTSKIKALEVGLNNTYWQSQGYRSFKDSWARLRTT; this comes from the coding sequence GTGCATACGGTCGCCACCTCGGCGGGGCGTAGTGACCTGGCGGCGCACCATCCGACCGACAATCACTGCGAGCCGGATCTCTGGGGTGCGATCTTCGCCAAAGAGAACCTGCTGGCGGCGCTCAGGCGCGTGGAGGGTAACCGGGGAGCTCCCGGTGTGGACGGGCTTTCCACGGAGGAGTTGAGGCCGTGGATTGCCCAGAACTGGCCCAGGGTCTGGGCTGCCCTCGATGCGGAGAATTACAGGCCTGCTCCCGCCCGTCGGGTGACCATCCCTAAGCCGAACGGCGGGGAGCGGATGCTTGGAATTCCCACGGTGCTGGATCGGTTGATCCAGCAGGCAATTGCGCAGGTTCTCACCACCGTGTTCGACCCCCATTTCTCTGGGGCGTCATTCGGGTTCCGTCCAGGGAGGTCGGCGCACCAGGCCGTCAGGGTCGGTCGCCGAGCCGTGCAGGACGGAAACCGCTGGGTGGTGGACCTGGACCTCGACAGGTTCTTCGACCGGGTGAACCACGATGCGCTCATGGCGCGGGTGGCGAGGGAGGTCAGGGACAAGAAGGTCCTGAAGTTGATTCGCCGGTATCTGGAAGCCGGGGTCATGGACGACGGCGTCACGGTGGTGACGGAAGAGGGGACGCCTCAGGGCTCCCCGCTGTCCCCGCTGCTATCGAACATCATGCTGGATGACCTGGACCGCGAACTCTTCAAGCGCGGACACCGGTTCGTGCGGTACGCCGACGATGTGATGATCTTCGTCGGCTCTGAACGAGCGGCCACCCGACTGATGGCTTCAATCACGGCGTTCATCGAGAAGCGCCTGAAGTTGAAGGTCAACCGGGAGAAGACCAGGGTGTCGCCGGCGTTCAAGGCGACCCTGCTGGGGTTCGGCTACTACCTGTCCAGAGGGGAGGTGAAGATCCGGGTGGACCGGAAGGCCGTGAAACGGCTGAAGGACACCGTCCGGAAGATCACCTCCCGGACGTGGGGCGTGGCGATGGACCACAGGATGGAGAAGCTCAACCGGTTCTCGGCCGGGTGGGTGGCCTACTTCGCTCTCTCCGACTCCCCGAGGGTGTTCGGCGAGATCGACATGTGGGTCCGCCGCAGGCTAAGGCAGGCTCAGTGGCGGCAATGGAAGACCGCCGCCAACAGGGAGAGGAACCTCCGACGTGCTGGGACCGACGAGAAACTCATTCGGTCCCATGACCTCGGAGGGACCCGACACTGGAGGACTTCCAAGATCAAGGCCCTGGAAGTCGGTCTGAACAACACCTACTGGCAGTCCCAGGGCTACAGGTCCTTCAAGGACTCGTGGGCCCGCCTCAGGACCACCTGA
- a CDS encoding putative blue pigment (indigoidine) exporter, whose protein sequence is MVCHGDSLANPLALRYIVLVLRNRRIAVLVLTAFAPAVWGSTYLVTTELLPPGRPLTAAMLRALPAGLLLVLLTRRLPSGSWWWRSLVLGALNIGVFLALLFVAAYRLPGGLAATVGSVQPLLVLGLSALLLGERLTARAVVAAFGGIAGVTLMVLRAEARPDAVGIAAALGGAAVMATGVVLSKRWAPPAGLLAVTGWQLVAGGLLLLPVSLLVEGPPPADLTARNLAGYAYLGIIGAAVAYALWFRGIRALSPTHVTFLGLLSPLVATALGWLVLGQRLTVLQLLGAALAIGSVVLAQTGRRPASAPAAPAPRGAERPSSARPSTDSREQPAMRITVLGAAGATGRRIVAEALDRGHQVTAVVRRPRAWPPCRPVPCRGSATPATPTPSPS, encoded by the coding sequence GTGGTCTGCCATGGGGACAGCCTAGCGAATCCCTTAGCGCTGAGATACATTGTCTTAGTGCTAAGGAACCGACGCATCGCCGTCCTCGTGCTGACCGCGTTCGCCCCGGCCGTCTGGGGCTCCACCTACCTCGTGACCACCGAACTGCTACCGCCCGGCCGGCCGCTCACCGCCGCCATGCTCCGCGCACTGCCCGCCGGCCTCCTGCTGGTGCTGCTCACCCGCCGCCTGCCGAGCGGCAGTTGGTGGTGGCGCTCGCTGGTGCTCGGCGCGCTCAACATCGGCGTCTTCCTCGCCCTGCTGTTCGTCGCCGCCTACCGGCTGCCCGGCGGACTCGCCGCCACCGTCGGCTCGGTGCAGCCGCTGCTGGTGCTGGGGCTCTCCGCCCTCCTGCTGGGTGAACGGCTCACCGCCCGGGCGGTGGTCGCCGCCTTCGGCGGCATCGCCGGCGTCACCCTCATGGTGCTGCGCGCCGAGGCCCGGCCGGACGCCGTCGGCATCGCCGCCGCCCTGGGCGGCGCCGCCGTCATGGCCACCGGCGTGGTGCTCAGCAAGCGGTGGGCCCCACCCGCCGGGCTGCTCGCCGTCACCGGCTGGCAGCTGGTCGCCGGCGGACTGCTGCTCCTCCCCGTCTCGCTGCTCGTCGAGGGCCCGCCGCCCGCCGACCTCACCGCACGGAACCTCGCCGGGTACGCCTACCTCGGGATCATCGGCGCCGCCGTCGCCTACGCACTCTGGTTCCGCGGCATCCGTGCGCTCTCCCCCACCCACGTCACCTTCCTCGGCCTGCTCAGCCCGCTCGTCGCGACCGCGCTCGGCTGGCTGGTGCTCGGCCAGCGCCTCACCGTGCTCCAACTACTGGGCGCGGCACTCGCGATCGGCTCGGTCGTGCTCGCCCAGACCGGCCGGCGGCCCGCCTCCGCACCGGCCGCTCCCGCGCCCCGGGGCGCGGAACGCCCCTCGTCCGCCCGTCCGTCGACTGACTCCCGGGAGCAACCCGCCATGCGCATCACCGTCCTCGGAGCCGCCGGAGCCACCGGCCGCCGCATCGTCGCCGAGGCCCTCGACCGCGGCCACCAGGTCACGGCCGTCGTCCGGCGCCCGAGAGCCTGGCCGCCCTGCCGGCCGGTGCCCTGCCGCGGCTCGGCGACGCCCGCGACGCCGACACCGTCGCCGAGTTGA
- a CDS encoding alpha-beta hydrolase superfamily lysophospholipase — protein MPVLTSADGTAIAYEYGGRGPALVLVDGALCHRSARPLAALLEREFTVYAYDRRGRGESGDTPPDAVDREVEDLRALVAAAGGRAGVYGKSSGAALALRAAAAEPGVTRLALYEPPFIAEAGLAEQAAAYSVRLRELLAAGRRGDAVALFMAHAGVPEPAVAGMRAQPHWSAFEAIAPKLALDDAALGDGFVPRDLARRVEVPVLVATGDASPQVLRQAARATAEALPDAAFRTLEGQTHDVAAEALAPVLAEFFGG, from the coding sequence ATGCCTGTCCTCACCTCCGCCGACGGCACCGCCATCGCCTACGAGTACGGCGGCCGCGGGCCGGCGCTCGTCCTGGTGGACGGCGCGCTCTGCCACCGCTCGGCCCGTCCGCTGGCGGCGCTGCTGGAGCGGGAGTTCACCGTGTACGCCTACGACCGGCGCGGCCGCGGCGAGAGCGGGGACACCCCGCCGGACGCGGTCGACCGGGAGGTCGAGGATCTGCGGGCGCTGGTCGCGGCGGCCGGCGGCCGGGCCGGCGTGTACGGCAAGTCGTCCGGCGCCGCGCTCGCCCTGCGGGCCGCTGCGGCCGAGCCGGGTGTCACCCGACTCGCCCTCTACGAGCCGCCGTTCATCGCCGAGGCGGGGCTGGCCGAGCAGGCGGCGGCGTACTCGGTGCGGCTGCGCGAGCTGCTGGCCGCCGGGCGGCGCGGGGACGCGGTGGCGCTGTTCATGGCGCACGCGGGTGTCCCCGAACCGGCCGTGGCCGGGATGCGGGCCCAGCCGCACTGGTCCGCGTTCGAGGCGATCGCCCCGAAGCTCGCCCTGGACGACGCGGCGCTGGGCGACGGATTCGTGCCGCGCGACCTGGCCCGGCGGGTGGAGGTGCCGGTGCTGGTGGCCACGGGCGATGCCAGTCCGCAGGTGCTGCGGCAGGCCGCCCGGGCCACCGCGGAGGCGCTGCCCGACGCCGCGTTCCGGACGCTGGAGGGCCAGACCCACGACGTGGCGGCGGAGGCGCTGGCGCCGGTGCTGGCGGAGTTCTTCGGCGGCTGA
- a CDS encoding ArsR family transcriptional regulator → MTVVDDELSLVFAALADPTRRAILERLAGGSATVGELAEPFAMSQQAVSKHLKVLEQARLISRTRAAQSRPCALEPTNLDAATDWITRHRRVWADRHDRLDEHLAALRAAERGGTEETSAP, encoded by the coding sequence ATGACGGTCGTGGACGACGAGCTGAGCCTGGTCTTCGCCGCGCTGGCCGACCCGACCCGGCGGGCGATACTCGAGCGCCTGGCCGGCGGCAGCGCCACCGTGGGCGAGCTGGCCGAGCCGTTCGCGATGAGCCAGCAGGCGGTCTCCAAGCACCTGAAGGTGCTGGAGCAGGCCCGCCTGATCTCCCGGACACGCGCGGCGCAGTCCCGCCCGTGCGCGCTGGAGCCGACCAACCTGGACGCCGCGACGGACTGGATCACCCGTCACCGCCGTGTCTGGGCCGACCGCCACGACCGCCTCGACGAGCACCTGGCCGCGCTGCGCGCGGCGGAGCGCGGCGGCACGGAGGAGACGAGCGCACCATGA
- a CDS encoding lysophospholipase L1-like esterase: MNRLRVRPAAGSTAALTVLSVLGSSLVALGAVPPRAAAEGATPLPALFDSTAITADGAAAGDLDGAGGSLAAADLDAAGWSRGTRITLSGTTFTRADVPPGQPDNVRAAGQTVALTGRGGALGFLATATGGPATGTGTVHYGDGTGSTYRLAVRDWTQGSAEVAALTLPHRHTGAGTVDAEARLYTVAVPIDRSRTVVSVTLPTPGATPDGPALHVFDIAVRDTTSAPGGRSWEAAWTASIGTASAVAPGTGWTDQTLRMAVHPNLAGTTARIRLTNAFSPDPVTFGRVTLAVQADRGAARATPVPLTFGGRGRTTAPAGGEAVSDPIDLPLAAGDTLLVSIHLPGHVLVAPRHEWALSTSYATGPGAGDHSGDTDGAAYTGQFGYWAFLAGVDVATGPGSGTVVALGDSQTDGAHTAVDADHRWPDLYAADLRRTAPNTGVANAGLSANSLLTGSTGAAGPSALDRLDRDVFAQPDARTLVLYEGINDITLHDATADALIAGIREIAARAHAHGMTVVVATIPPFGGSAHYTERREAVRQRVNSWIRSSRELDGCADFDLAARDSSAPDRLRDGIHDPRDHLHFNDAGTQLLADTLARLHPGPPARR; the protein is encoded by the coding sequence ATGAACCGTCTCCGGGTACGCCCGGCCGCCGGCTCGACGGCCGCTCTGACCGTCCTGTCGGTCCTGGGCTCCAGCCTCGTCGCCCTGGGCGCCGTGCCCCCGCGCGCCGCGGCCGAGGGTGCCACCCCGCTGCCCGCCCTGTTCGACAGCACCGCGATCACCGCCGACGGCGCCGCCGCCGGCGACCTCGACGGCGCGGGCGGGAGCCTCGCCGCGGCCGACCTGGACGCCGCCGGCTGGTCACGTGGGACCCGGATCACCCTCAGCGGGACGACCTTCACCCGCGCCGACGTCCCGCCCGGGCAGCCCGACAACGTCCGCGCGGCGGGCCAGACGGTGGCCCTCACCGGCCGGGGCGGCGCACTCGGCTTCCTCGCCACCGCGACCGGCGGACCAGCCACCGGCACCGGCACCGTGCACTACGGCGACGGCACCGGCAGCACCTACCGGCTCGCCGTGCGCGACTGGACCCAGGGGAGCGCCGAGGTGGCGGCGCTCACCCTCCCGCACCGGCACACCGGGGCGGGCACCGTCGACGCCGAGGCCCGGCTCTACACCGTCGCCGTCCCGATCGACCGCAGCCGGACGGTCGTCTCGGTCACCCTGCCGACACCCGGCGCGACCCCGGACGGCCCGGCCCTGCACGTCTTCGACATCGCCGTCCGCGACACCACCTCCGCCCCCGGCGGCCGGAGCTGGGAGGCCGCCTGGACGGCCTCGATCGGCACGGCCTCCGCCGTCGCACCCGGCACCGGCTGGACCGACCAGACACTGCGGATGGCCGTCCACCCCAACCTCGCCGGCACCACCGCGCGGATCCGGCTGACCAACGCCTTCTCGCCCGACCCCGTCACCTTCGGCCGGGTCACCCTCGCCGTGCAGGCCGACCGCGGCGCGGCCCGGGCCACCCCGGTGCCGCTGACCTTCGGCGGCCGGGGACGCACCACCGCCCCGGCCGGCGGCGAGGCCGTCAGCGATCCGATCGACCTGCCGCTCGCCGCAGGCGACACCCTGCTGGTCAGCATCCACCTGCCCGGCCACGTCCTGGTCGCGCCCCGGCACGAATGGGCGCTGAGCACCTCGTACGCCACCGGGCCCGGTGCGGGCGACCACAGCGGCGACACCGACGGCGCCGCCTACACCGGGCAGTTCGGGTACTGGGCCTTCCTCGCCGGCGTCGACGTCGCGACCGGCCCCGGCTCCGGCACCGTCGTCGCGCTCGGCGACTCGCAGACCGACGGCGCCCACACCGCCGTGGACGCCGACCACCGCTGGCCCGACCTGTACGCCGCCGACCTCCGCCGGACCGCGCCGAACACCGGCGTCGCCAACGCCGGCCTCTCCGCGAACTCCCTGCTCACCGGCAGCACCGGCGCCGCCGGGCCGAGCGCGCTCGACCGCCTCGACCGCGACGTCTTCGCCCAGCCCGACGCCCGGACCCTCGTCCTCTACGAGGGCATCAACGACATCACCCTGCACGACGCCACGGCCGACGCCCTGATCGCGGGCATCCGCGAGATCGCCGCCCGCGCGCACGCCCACGGGATGACGGTCGTCGTCGCGACGATCCCGCCCTTCGGCGGCAGCGCCCACTACACCGAACGCCGGGAGGCCGTCCGACAGCGGGTCAACTCCTGGATCCGGTCCTCCCGGGAGCTCGACGGCTGCGCCGACTTCGACCTGGCGGCGCGCGACAGCTCGGCACCCGACCGGCTCCGCGACGGCATCCACGACCCGCGCGACCACCTGCACTTCAACGACGCCGGCACCCAGCTGCTCGCCGACACCCTCGCCCGTCTCCACCCCGGCCCCCCGGCGCGCCGGTAG
- a CDS encoding nucleoside 2-deoxyribosyltransferase-like protein — protein sequence MTENIRTVWAREEIPAGPSVFLAGPTPRSPQVPSWRPQAVDLLAAQWAGPQPLTVLLPEDRDGFRAVDYDDQFAWETAGRAAATAVLFWIPRDLRTLPGFTTNVEFGHDVTTGRAVLGCPPACPDPERNRYLLHLARHYGAPVRESLPETVAAALALVSKGRPEGV from the coding sequence ATGACGGAGAACATCCGGACGGTGTGGGCGCGTGAGGAGATCCCGGCGGGCCCGAGCGTCTTCCTGGCCGGGCCGACCCCGCGGTCGCCGCAGGTGCCGTCCTGGCGGCCGCAGGCCGTCGACCTGCTGGCCGCGCAGTGGGCCGGCCCGCAACCGCTGACGGTGCTGCTGCCGGAGGACCGCGACGGCTTCCGGGCCGTCGACTACGACGACCAGTTCGCCTGGGAGACCGCGGGCAGGGCCGCCGCGACCGCCGTCCTGTTCTGGATCCCGCGCGACCTGCGGACGCTGCCCGGCTTCACCACCAACGTCGAGTTCGGACACGACGTCACCACCGGACGGGCCGTGCTGGGCTGTCCCCCCGCCTGCCCCGACCCGGAACGCAACCGCTACCTGCTGCACCTCGCCCGGCACTACGGCGCGCCCGTCCGGGAGAGCCTGCCGGAGACGGTGGCCGCCGCCCTCGCCCTGGTGTCGAAGGGCCGCCCCGAAGGAGTCTGA
- a CDS encoding hexosaminidase, translating into MPRSAIRRTPAARGRTPRRPLGRAALAAAAALAVGALGLIAPTDGLSAQAADAGALGAVVPRPALVRPNAAAEYALTSTTVIRTADGSAEAARIGGYLADLLRPATGYPLPVRPADPAAEPGDGISLLLTGADPSVGTEGYQLDVTTTGAVVRAAQPQGLFNGVQTLRQLLPAQIEAATTQPGPWRLPGGRIVDHPRYPYRGAMLDVARHFFTVDQVKRHIDGLARYKINYLHLHLTDDQGWRIAIAGRPALTEIGGSTQVGGGAGGYYTEEDYRDLVGYAAARNITVVPEVDLPGHVNAALASYPQLNCDGQAPPRYTGTDVGFSSLCLSTPAALQTAKDFADAVIGRLAALTPGPYLAIGGDEAHRTDAAQYAEFMTWVQQDAARYGKAATAWNQVVGSTLQPSTLVEYWDTARDNTAVAEAAAHGTGLVLAPADRAYLDQKYTADTVLGLSWAASSGLDVLAAYDWDPDSHLNGVPAAAVRGIEAPLWTETAATPQDLDYLTYPRLPAYAELGWSPAAAHDVADFADRLAAQGPRWELRGIRYHRSPGIPWPAPTGPTGPTGPVTAGPDGTCLAVTGDTAADGPAVDGAATCDGSPAQTWTLGDDGTLRALGKCLDSAGGSTADGTAVRLWPCNGTAAQKWQWAFGAGPALRNPQSGRCLDTSDPAATGLPRLRLHDCENTPAQVWHLP; encoded by the coding sequence ATGCCCCGCTCCGCGATACGCCGCACGCCCGCCGCACGGGGACGCACCCCGCGCCGACCGCTCGGCCGGGCGGCCCTCGCGGCGGCCGCCGCACTCGCGGTCGGCGCGCTCGGCCTGATCGCGCCCACCGACGGCCTGTCCGCGCAGGCGGCCGACGCGGGAGCGCTGGGCGCCGTGGTCCCGCGGCCCGCCCTCGTCCGGCCGAACGCGGCCGCCGAGTACGCCCTCACCTCCACGACGGTGATCCGCACCGCCGACGGCTCTGCCGAGGCCGCCCGGATCGGCGGCTACCTGGCCGACCTCCTGCGCCCCGCCACCGGGTACCCGCTGCCCGTCCGGCCGGCCGACCCGGCGGCAGAGCCGGGCGACGGGATCTCCCTGCTGCTGACGGGCGCGGACCCGTCCGTCGGCACCGAGGGCTACCAGCTGGACGTCACCACGACCGGTGCCGTGGTGCGGGCCGCCCAGCCGCAGGGCCTCTTCAACGGCGTCCAGACGCTGCGCCAGCTGCTGCCCGCGCAGATCGAGGCAGCCACCACGCAGCCCGGGCCGTGGCGGCTGCCCGGCGGCCGCATCGTGGACCACCCCCGCTACCCCTACCGCGGCGCCATGCTGGACGTGGCCCGCCACTTCTTCACCGTGGACCAGGTGAAGCGCCACATCGACGGCCTCGCCCGCTACAAGATCAACTACCTGCACCTGCACCTGACGGACGACCAGGGCTGGCGGATCGCGATCGCCGGCCGGCCCGCACTGACCGAGATCGGCGGCTCCACCCAGGTCGGCGGCGGCGCGGGCGGCTACTACACCGAGGAGGACTACCGGGACCTCGTCGGCTACGCCGCCGCCCGCAACATCACCGTCGTCCCCGAGGTCGACCTGCCCGGACACGTCAACGCCGCCCTCGCCTCGTACCCGCAGCTGAACTGCGACGGCCAGGCGCCGCCGCGCTACACCGGCACCGACGTCGGCTTCAGCTCGCTCTGCCTGTCCACCCCGGCCGCACTGCAGACGGCGAAGGACTTCGCCGACGCCGTGATCGGCCGGCTCGCCGCCCTCACCCCCGGCCCCTACCTCGCCATCGGCGGCGACGAGGCGCACCGCACGGATGCCGCCCAGTACGCCGAGTTCATGACCTGGGTGCAGCAGGACGCCGCCCGGTACGGCAAGGCCGCCACCGCCTGGAACCAGGTCGTCGGCTCGACCCTCCAGCCGTCCACCCTGGTCGAGTACTGGGACACCGCCCGCGACAACACCGCGGTGGCCGAGGCCGCCGCGCACGGCACCGGTCTGGTCCTGGCTCCCGCCGACCGCGCCTACCTGGACCAGAAGTACACCGCCGACACCGTGCTCGGGCTCTCCTGGGCCGCCTCCTCCGGCCTGGACGTCTTGGCCGCGTACGACTGGGACCCGGACAGCCACCTGAACGGCGTGCCCGCCGCCGCCGTCCGCGGCATCGAGGCACCGCTGTGGACCGAGACCGCCGCCACCCCGCAGGACCTCGACTACCTGACGTACCCCCGGCTGCCCGCCTACGCCGAACTCGGCTGGTCGCCCGCGGCCGCCCACGACGTCGCCGACTTCGCCGACCGGCTCGCGGCCCAGGGCCCGCGCTGGGAGCTGCGCGGCATCCGCTACCACCGCTCACCCGGCATCCCCTGGCCCGCCCCCACCGGCCCGACCGGCCCCACCGGGCCGGTGACCGCAGGCCCGGACGGCACCTGCCTGGCCGTCACCGGAGACACGGCCGCCGACGGGCCGGCCGTCGACGGAGCGGCGACCTGCGACGGCAGCCCCGCCCAGACCTGGACCCTCGGTGACGACGGCACCCTGCGCGCGCTCGGCAAGTGCCTGGACTCGGCGGGCGGCAGCACCGCCGACGGCACCGCCGTCCGCCTCTGGCCCTGCAACGGCACCGCCGCCCAGAAATGGCAGTGGGCCTTCGGCGCCGGGCCGGCCCTGCGCAACCCGCAGTCCGGCCGCTGCCTCGACACCTCCGACCCGGCCGCCACCGGCCTCCCCCGACTCCGGCTCCACGACTGCGAGAACACCCCAGCCCAGGTCTGGCACCTGCCCTGA
- a CDS encoding NADH dehydrogenase FAD-containing subunit, with product MNATAAQQHEVLVLGAGYAGLSAAIQLAARTRRRGNLRVTLVNPYSTFTERLRLHMTATGQETAEMSIPELLDGTGAAFVRGWVTAVDAEAKTVRIDDDRILHYDTLVYGLGSIADTVAVPGVDDHAFTLDSPEDAVLLADRLARLDGGTVVVGGSGLTGVEAAAEIAERHPELQVVLLGRREPGAGMHPKAKAYLDAALARLGVRVRSGVDVVKVLPDGVELADGCSIPAVAVLWTSGTRVSPLAAAAGLSVDERGRVVTDGALRSVSHPDVYAVGDAAAIRQGYGVMHGTCQSGMPTGVHAALSILRTLAGKEPRPFRFGYYHTPVSLGRSDAVVQFTRPDDSPRRIVLTGKRAAKYKETVSAAPWATFARMKKMPASGAFWPHGGRYTRIRSAK from the coding sequence ATGAACGCGACAGCAGCGCAGCAGCACGAGGTCCTGGTCCTGGGCGCGGGCTACGCCGGGCTCTCCGCCGCGATCCAGCTCGCGGCCCGCACCAGGAGGCGTGGGAACCTGCGTGTGACGCTGGTCAACCCCTACAGCACCTTCACCGAGCGGCTCCGCCTGCACATGACCGCCACCGGCCAGGAGACGGCCGAGATGAGCATTCCGGAGCTGCTGGACGGTACCGGCGCCGCCTTCGTCCGCGGCTGGGTCACCGCCGTGGACGCCGAGGCGAAGACCGTCCGGATCGACGACGACCGCATCCTGCACTACGACACCCTGGTCTACGGCCTGGGCAGCATCGCGGACACCGTCGCGGTCCCCGGCGTGGACGACCACGCCTTCACCCTCGACAGCCCTGAGGACGCCGTCCTCCTCGCCGACCGGCTGGCCCGGCTCGACGGCGGGACCGTCGTGGTCGGTGGCAGCGGCCTGACCGGCGTCGAGGCCGCCGCGGAGATCGCCGAGCGGCACCCGGAGCTCCAGGTGGTGCTGCTGGGCCGGCGGGAGCCGGGCGCGGGCATGCACCCGAAGGCCAAGGCGTACCTGGACGCGGCGCTCGCCCGGCTCGGTGTGCGGGTGCGCAGCGGCGTCGACGTGGTCAAGGTGCTGCCGGACGGCGTCGAGCTTGCGGACGGCTGCAGCATCCCGGCGGTCGCGGTGCTGTGGACCAGCGGGACCCGCGTCTCGCCGCTGGCTGCCGCCGCGGGCCTGAGCGTCGACGAACGCGGCCGTGTGGTCACCGACGGCGCGCTGCGCTCGGTCTCCCACCCGGACGTCTACGCCGTGGGCGACGCGGCGGCGATCCGTCAGGGCTACGGCGTGATGCACGGGACCTGCCAGAGCGGCATGCCCACCGGTGTGCACGCGGCCCTGTCGATCCTGCGGACGCTGGCCGGCAAGGAGCCCAGGCCCTTCCGCTTCGGCTACTACCACACACCCGTCAGCCTGGGCCGCAGCGATGCCGTCGTGCAGTTCACCCGCCCCGACGACAGCCCGCGCCGGATCGTGCTGACCGGCAAGCGGGCCGCGAAGTACAAGGAGACGGTCTCCGCCGCGCCGTGGGCGACCTTCGCCCGCATGAAGAAGATGCCCGCCTCGGGCGCGTTCTGGCCGCACGGCGGCCGCTACACCCGGATCAGGAGCGCCAAGTGA